The window AATTGGGCCGCGGTCCACCTGCAGCCGAAGCCTTACTCTCCGCTGTCTGGGCACCGCTCACCCCGTCCAACCCCTGACGCACAAACCGACCTGCCACCCGTTTCCGTTCCACCTGGTCTCCTCCCAAAGCAAACGGGAGAGCAGCCGCCAGGCGCTCTCCCGTCTCATTTCTTTACTACCTTTCCAGAATATCAACTGGCGCATAACTAATACGCCAACTTTGCAAAAGAATTATCTGTAATTGAAACAGTTACTTATATCGAAATCAACACAATCGCCCTCTTGACAACTTTTCGTTGCGACCGTGAAACGCCTCAATCTCGACCGCTCTCGCAAAAACAAACAGGAGAGCAGCCGCCAGGCGCTCTCCCGTCTCATTTCTTTTACTACCTTTCCAGAATACCAACTGGCACATAACTAATACGCCAACTTTGCAAAAGAATTATCTGTAATTGAAACAGTTACTTACATCAAAATCAACGCAATCGGCCTCTTGACAACTTTTCGGGGCAGCGTCGAAACACCTCAATCTCGACCGTACTCGTAAAAAGCAAAACGGGAGAGCAGCCACGAGGCGCTCTCCCGTTCGATTTTGGTACCTTACCAGATAGCAGTTGACGCATTCCTCATACGCCAACCTCAAGACAGAAATAACAACAAATGAAACAAGCGTTAGAGTACAGTTCCCGCTTCTTGGCTCGCTTTGGAAGGCTCCAGCAGGTTTCGTTCCAGGAAGATCTCCGTCAGCTCATCCAGCGCATCCGCATACCGCCGGTGCACTGTCCTCAGGCTCAACCCCAGTAAGCCAGCCGTCTCAGCCTGCGTAAACTCCTGCAGGGCGATCCGTCTCACCAGATGTTGTTGTCCTTCGTCGAGCTTTTTCAGGCAGCTCTCTACGTCGTGCACGAAGATCACCACATCTTCGAAACTCTGCACCCGATAGTTCGTCACCTTTCCGCGAAACATCTCCCGGCCCAGTAAGGAAGGCGCTCGTCCCGCCTCCATCGACAGCTTCACATACCGGCGCAGCAACCCTTCCGTATACTTCCGGTAGAACGCCAACTCCGGTGCCGTCTTCTTCTGCTCAACCACCTCAGGCAGCGTCTTCAAACGCGAAGGCGCAGCCGTAGCCCAGACCACAGGTAGAATTACCAGAGCTGCACTCATCGCACACCTCCAGCTACTCCCACTGCCGGTGTACATCCCGAGACCCGTGCTAGTGGTCGTCTCCGGCCTCCAGCATGTTTGCCTCGCGGTGACGGAAACTCCGCCAGTCGCCCAGCGCAGCCCCGGCAGTACACACCGTCTGCTCCCATGCGGAGCCAAAGCGCTCCACACCCTTCACATACCTTCAGTTCCATGCGCAAGTAGTTCACTTTGTTCCCTTTCAAAGC is drawn from Edaphobacter lichenicola and contains these coding sequences:
- a CDS encoding sigma factor-like helix-turn-helix DNA-binding protein, with amino-acid sequence MSAALVILPVVWATAAPSRLKTLPEVVEQKKTAPELAFYRKYTEGLLRRYVKLSMEAGRAPSLLGREMFRGKVTNYRVQSFEDVVIFVHDVESCLKKLDEGQQHLVRRIALQEFTQAETAGLLGLSLRTVHRRYADALDELTEIFLERNLLEPSKASQEAGTVL